In Bactrocera neohumeralis isolate Rockhampton chromosome 5, APGP_CSIRO_Bneo_wtdbg2-racon-allhic-juicebox.fasta_v2, whole genome shotgun sequence, the genomic window CATTTTGCTGCGTGCACGCTTTGCCGTTGCCGGGACCACAGGTGGTTTACAATTATCTTCACACtactaacctcaaaaaaaatttattcaactaTTTTACTTCCACCCCCGGCAGGACTTCCAAACCGGCGCGCTTTTGTTGGCGGGTCAAATGAAAGAGGTGCTGGATAACGGTGCAGCCATGCAAAATCAAAAGGAATTCGAATTTATGGGCGTCAAGGTAAGCAATGATATGGCTTTCGGCTTTGGCGATGCGCTAAAAATGCCGGGACGTAGGCGCAGACGTGAAGTCGACCCAGAGGCAGAGGGTGCAGATAATTCCTTAGGCAATGAAGCGGATAATTCATTCATCACTGATTACATTGAATGTGTACCGTTCGTAAATGAGGAACGTAAGAAGCGAGCCCCTGCTCCACGTAGTTCTTCGCAGAGTAGTTCATCGTACTCTTCGTCAGATTCATCGTCCTCGTCTTCCTCTTCGTCGAGTGAATCTGATGACCGTTAATGGTTGATAACGCAGAGTAAATGAACTTAAGCgcgaatttttcaataaaatctttttcttttttgtgagAAAATTGTTTTGATCTCTGGAGCTCAGGGTCGCTTTAGTACAGCGTCAGAACTTTTTTGTCG contains:
- the LOC126758090 gene encoding uncharacterized protein LOC126758090, whose protein sequence is MQKLIFLLHSVAFCCVHALPLPGPQDFQTGALLLAGQMKEVLDNGAAMQNQKEFEFMGVKVSNDMAFGFGDALKMPGRRRRREVDPEAEGADNSLGNEADNSFITDYIECVPFVNEERKKRAPAPRSSSQSSSSYSSSDSSSSSSSSSSESDDR